One window from the genome of Rhodovastum atsumiense encodes:
- a CDS encoding recombinase family protein — MPNITIGFGNLAAFELTQRIAKMFANSGLVPEQYRAVIRKKTGRDEEYVENPAAIPNCVIALNMAQRLNADPLMVMQNLHIVEGRPSWSAQFMVAAANSCGRFTPIKYRVTRGEEREVEYVVTGWRDGANGRRERYEEKRKARVPDLRCVAYAHDKATGELLESPEVSIEMALAEGWYQRAGSKWQTPMREQMIRYRAATFFCRLYSPELLMGLPSTDEAVEILDAERDAQGEWAIPDTEPPAAPVEEPQPQAESAAAPEQPTGAPTPQGGQEAPGNGQGHAQATAKAQTQPPANAKREPPHDPVTGEVLGAEAEGGGGEEWPVVIDQQTGQERPATPEEAAELRAMMADPAAQEVERAAREHEARHPSPRSSGRSRNSNRPTTGTLPLNDD, encoded by the coding sequence ATGCCCAACATCACCATCGGGTTCGGCAACCTCGCAGCCTTCGAGTTGACGCAGCGCATCGCCAAGATGTTCGCCAATTCCGGCCTTGTGCCGGAGCAATACCGCGCCGTGATCCGCAAAAAGACCGGGCGGGATGAGGAGTATGTAGAGAATCCGGCGGCCATCCCGAACTGCGTGATTGCGTTGAACATGGCCCAGCGGCTCAATGCCGATCCGCTGATGGTGATGCAGAATTTGCACATCGTGGAAGGCCGGCCGTCATGGTCCGCGCAGTTCATGGTCGCGGCGGCGAATAGCTGCGGCCGCTTCACCCCGATCAAGTATCGAGTGACACGCGGAGAGGAGCGCGAGGTCGAATACGTCGTCACGGGCTGGCGCGACGGGGCCAACGGCCGGCGTGAACGCTACGAGGAAAAGCGCAAGGCGCGCGTGCCCGACCTGCGGTGCGTCGCCTACGCCCACGACAAAGCCACCGGCGAGCTGCTGGAATCCCCGGAAGTCTCGATCGAGATGGCGCTGGCCGAGGGCTGGTATCAGCGCGCCGGCAGCAAATGGCAGACCCCGATGCGCGAGCAGATGATCCGCTATCGCGCGGCGACCTTCTTCTGCCGCCTCTACTCGCCAGAGCTGCTGATGGGCCTGCCCAGCACCGACGAGGCGGTCGAGATCCTCGACGCGGAGCGCGACGCGCAGGGCGAGTGGGCGATCCCCGACACGGAGCCGCCGGCGGCGCCCGTCGAGGAGCCGCAGCCGCAGGCGGAGAGCGCCGCCGCGCCAGAGCAGCCCACCGGCGCGCCCACGCCGCAGGGTGGGCAGGAGGCGCCGGGCAACGGCCAGGGCCACGCCCAGGCCACCGCCAAGGCCCAGACCCAGCCCCCGGCCAATGCCAAGAGAGAGCCGCCGCACGACCCCGTCACGGGCGAGGTGCTGGGCGCCGAGGCCGAGGGAGGAGGCGGAGAGGAGTGGCCCGTTGTGATCGACCAGCAGACCGGTCAGGAGCGCCCGGCCACGCCGGAGGAAGCCGCAGAGCTGCGCGCCATGATGGCCGATCCGGCGGCACAGGAGGTCGAGCGCGCCGCCAGGGAGCATGAGGCGCGCCACCCGTCGCCCCGCAGCTCCGGGCGGAGCCGAAACAGCAACCGCCCGACCACCGGAACCCTGCCGCTCAACGACGACTGA
- a CDS encoding PD-(D/E)XK nuclease-like domain-containing protein: MAMQPGCYSGYPEAEYHASEGLSVSRLKRHRKAALLSTVEQDEETRDQKLGTLIHCVALEPDSFAKRFVINDDNRNSNAFKAVKAKADADGKEVVKQQDYDNARRIRDAIMAHPEAGRILAPGPSLLVEQSFYWVDPATGILCRGRADAIRLDWRAIGDLKSTEDASAEGFARSCTKYLYDWQQAYYQEGIEASCGWMPEAFFFIAVEKKPPFLVKPWVIHPDDVDRAYDEVCEARAHYRRCLDAGHFPGLGNDVGTLRIGFRTPANYIEPSPEAAPETVRLIAA, translated from the coding sequence ATGGCTATGCAGCCGGGGTGCTACAGCGGATATCCAGAAGCAGAGTACCACGCCTCTGAGGGGCTTTCGGTCAGCCGCCTGAAGAGACACAGAAAAGCGGCGCTCCTCTCGACGGTCGAGCAGGACGAGGAGACGCGGGACCAGAAGCTGGGAACGCTGATCCATTGCGTGGCCCTTGAGCCGGACAGCTTCGCCAAGCGGTTCGTCATCAATGACGACAACCGCAATTCCAACGCCTTCAAGGCGGTGAAGGCGAAGGCGGACGCGGATGGGAAGGAAGTCGTCAAGCAGCAGGATTACGACAACGCGCGCCGCATCCGCGACGCGATCATGGCGCACCCCGAGGCCGGACGAATCCTTGCCCCAGGCCCCAGCCTCCTCGTTGAACAATCCTTCTATTGGGTTGACCCGGCCACAGGAATCCTTTGCCGGGGCCGGGCCGACGCGATCCGGCTGGACTGGCGGGCGATCGGCGACCTGAAATCGACCGAGGACGCCAGCGCGGAAGGATTTGCGAGAAGTTGCACTAAATACCTATATGATTGGCAACAAGCCTACTATCAGGAAGGCATCGAAGCCTCGTGCGGCTGGATGCCTGAAGCCTTCTTCTTCATCGCCGTGGAGAAGAAGCCGCCGTTCCTCGTCAAGCCGTGGGTGATCCACCCTGACGACGTGGATCGCGCCTATGACGAGGTTTGCGAGGCCCGCGCGCATTACCGGCGCTGCCTCGACGCAGGCCACTTCCCGGGCCTGGGCAACGACGTGGGCACGCTGCGGATCGGGTTCCGCACCCCTGCCAACTACATCGAGCCCTCCCCCGAGGCCGCGCCGGAGACGGTGCGCCTGATCGCCGCCTGA
- a CDS encoding helix-turn-helix domain-containing protein yields the protein MKTRGGNPAVAALHHLAPSVETLDTHEAAAVLGLSYWTLVSWRRPGNTSAPTRDELPWFYDRGRVVYRANDVERFLTIRAAEITPGGRGA from the coding sequence ATGAAAACCCGAGGCGGGAATCCCGCGGTTGCAGCCTTGCACCACCTTGCACCATCAGTTGAAACCCTGGACACGCACGAGGCCGCAGCCGTCCTGGGCCTGTCCTATTGGACGCTGGTTTCCTGGCGCCGGCCCGGCAACACGTCGGCCCCAACCCGTGACGAGCTGCCATGGTTCTACGACAGGGGCCGGGTTGTCTACCGGGCGAATGACGTGGAGCGCTTCCTTACCATCAGGGCCGCCGAGATCACCCCAGGCGGGCGGGGGGCGTGA
- a CDS encoding helix-turn-helix domain-containing protein — protein sequence MNPEGGYTRQYRRMWRNPVFRSKTEAAIFAWMKDEAQWRRGRISTLFGPIQLEVGELLISERSLASDWDLHRNTIRSLLHRMVADGMIKVFSDRCPHRAGTIIRIVNYSIYQGLAAPQETGQDQSDDEARTEEGPKKDRSGTNTKEEKESKKGKKGEEGGRARDPDGDEDLGEEDQPSSLDQPEQEDEQEAAAAAADNPPPAPPAPPAPDAPHQSGQIVAFPRPTLVSEQPPTSPPARIGHYRAEAVWMIEDFDNERARAYGENNRRFCPTAMDGTIAEGWLTAGERSGFDAATVRGMAGDVFRETFSNRAEAREDIPRSLKFFDDAVLRLIAKRARGPRTVVVDDVVDDAQPLRAAARSAGRRGAPRTAASLAARITSVPEF from the coding sequence ATGAACCCGGAGGGCGGTTACACCCGGCAGTACCGGCGCATGTGGAGAAATCCCGTGTTCCGGTCGAAAACAGAGGCCGCGATTTTCGCCTGGATGAAGGACGAGGCGCAGTGGCGGCGCGGGCGCATCAGCACGCTGTTCGGTCCGATCCAATTGGAGGTTGGGGAACTGCTGATCTCCGAGCGGTCCCTGGCGAGCGATTGGGACCTCCACCGCAACACCATCCGCAGCCTTCTGCATCGCATGGTCGCTGACGGTATGATCAAGGTATTTTCGGACCGCTGCCCCCACCGCGCCGGGACCATAATCCGCATCGTAAATTACTCAATTTATCAGGGCCTTGCGGCACCACAAGAAACCGGCCAGGACCAAAGCGACGACGAAGCCAGGACCGAAGAAGGACCGAAGAAGGACCGAAGCGGGACCAACACAAAAGAAGAGAAAGAATCTAAGAAAGGGAAGAAGGGAGAGGAGGGGGGACGCGCGCGCGACCCCGATGGCGACGAGGATCTGGGCGAAGAAGACCAGCCTAGCTCGCTCGACCAGCCCGAGCAGGAGGACGAGCAGGAGGCCGCCGCAGCCGCTGCGGACAATCCGCCTCCCGCGCCTCCTGCGCCCCCGGCGCCGGACGCCCCCCACCAATCGGGGCAGATTGTGGCTTTCCCGCGCCCCACCCTCGTCTCCGAGCAGCCCCCAACGTCCCCACCGGCCCGCATCGGCCACTACCGCGCCGAGGCCGTGTGGATGATCGAGGACTTCGACAACGAGCGCGCCCGCGCCTACGGCGAGAACAACCGGCGCTTCTGCCCCACAGCCATGGACGGCACGATCGCCGAGGGCTGGCTGACCGCGGGCGAGCGGAGCGGGTTCGATGCCGCCACCGTCCGCGGAATGGCCGGCGACGTGTTCCGCGAGACGTTTTCCAATCGGGCGGAGGCGAGGGAGGACATCCCCCGCAGCCTGAAGTTCTTCGATGACGCGGTTCTGCGCCTCATCGCCAAGCGCGCTCGCGGCCCCCGCACCGTCGTTGTTGACGATGTTGTTGACGATGCCCAGCCGCTCCGCGCCGCCGCTCGATCCGCAGGCCGGCGCGGCGCCCCCAGGACCGCCGCATCGCTCGCCGCGCGCATTACGTCCGTGCCGGAGTTCTGA
- a CDS encoding glutaredoxin family protein — protein sequence MISAPPAGAEGIALRSSHAGFLLYGQDGCDECTALGAYLIENGIPFLYVSVPSHAERMALYELWGLPQGRRTMPQLVFGNIALGGLYSVSCFPAEILRELVP from the coding sequence ATGATCTCCGCCCCTCCCGCGGGCGCCGAGGGGATCGCCCTCCGCAGCTCGCACGCCGGCTTCCTGCTCTACGGCCAGGACGGATGCGACGAATGCACCGCCCTGGGCGCATACTTGATTGAAAACGGCATACCATTCCTCTACGTATCCGTTCCCAGCCACGCGGAGCGCATGGCGCTTTACGAGCTGTGGGGGCTGCCGCAAGGGCGACGCACTATGCCGCAACTCGTGTTCGGTAATATTGCGCTTGGCGGCTTGTATTCCGTGAGTTGCTTTCCTGCCGAGATTCTTCGGGAGCTGGTGCCATGA
- a CDS encoding DUF2312 domain-containing protein, translating into MTGPGDPGPEARQWGNIAADRLRSITERIERLEEERKALAGDIKDIYTEAKSAGFDVKVLRQLIRIRKQEPAEVEEQETLLDVYRRALGM; encoded by the coding sequence GTGACCGGCCCGGGCGATCCCGGGCCGGAGGCCCGGCAGTGGGGCAACATCGCCGCGGACCGGCTGCGCAGCATTACCGAGCGCATCGAACGGTTGGAGGAGGAGCGCAAGGCGCTCGCCGGAGACATCAAGGATATCTACACGGAGGCCAAAAGCGCCGGCTTCGACGTGAAGGTGCTGCGCCAGCTCATCCGCATCCGCAAGCAGGAGCCGGCCGAGGTCGAGGAACAGGAAACGCTCCTCGATGTCTACCGCCGTGCCCTTGGAATGTGA
- a CDS encoding MT-A70 family methyltransferase: MTWPFEELRRRAYRVVLADPPWSWRSWSPKGLGKSPQRHYECMDLHAIKALPVRELAHPDGCCLVMWATAPMLPQAFEALAAWGFAYTTAAAWGKLSKRSAGLGDPSAKMAFGPGYRLRSAAEFILWGAVGEPRQLVRDVRNLILAPVREHSRKPDRLHADLERMFDGPRCELFARASRENWDTWGNQATRFDQKEDTHGRNDDSRPAAE, from the coding sequence ATGACGTGGCCTTTCGAGGAGCTGCGCCGCCGGGCCTATCGCGTTGTACTCGCCGATCCGCCATGGTCCTGGCGCTCGTGGTCCCCGAAGGGATTGGGGAAATCTCCGCAGCGCCACTATGAATGCATGGACCTGCACGCCATCAAGGCCCTGCCGGTCCGCGAGCTGGCGCACCCTGACGGATGTTGCCTCGTGATGTGGGCAACCGCGCCAATGCTGCCCCAGGCGTTCGAGGCGCTGGCCGCCTGGGGCTTCGCCTACACCACCGCGGCCGCCTGGGGGAAGTTGTCGAAGCGCAGCGCGGGGTTGGGCGATCCGAGCGCAAAGATGGCGTTCGGCCCCGGCTACCGGCTGCGCAGCGCCGCGGAGTTCATCTTGTGGGGCGCGGTCGGCGAGCCGCGCCAGCTCGTGCGCGATGTGCGCAACCTGATCCTTGCTCCGGTGCGCGAGCACTCCCGCAAGCCGGACCGACTGCACGCCGACCTTGAGCGCATGTTCGACGGCCCGCGATGCGAGCTGTTCGCGCGTGCCTCTCGCGAAAATTGGGACACCTGGGGGAATCAGGCGACCCGCTTCGATCAGAAAGAGGACACCCATGGACGAAATGACGACAGCCGCCCCGCAGCAGAATGA
- a CDS encoding glycoside hydrolase family 19 protein, protein MNWLARLLGQGDERREDAGPAPIAPPQAPTTAPAPASVGTGQAATAQPAFPSPRELAAVLRGMNTDRPEAWAAVLAPACQRHGINTPARLAAFLANAAHESGGFRIIRESLNYSCTALVSVFGQGKPPRITKEQADKLGRKPGAKALTLAQQEAIAAVVYGGSWGKVNLGNIPGTSDASDLIGRGLMQLTGRSNYERLSRATGKTVPELRKWLETMEGAAESAAAYWSWAGCNEPADRGNITLCRKLVNGGTIGMAEVQEHHATALALLSSGSALA, encoded by the coding sequence ATGAACTGGCTTGCACGCCTTCTCGGCCAGGGCGACGAGCGGCGGGAGGATGCCGGGCCGGCTCCGATCGCACCGCCGCAGGCACCCACCACCGCGCCCGCACCGGCTTCTGTCGGAACGGGGCAGGCTGCCACTGCGCAGCCTGCCTTCCCCTCTCCGCGCGAGCTTGCCGCGGTGCTGCGCGGGATGAACACGGACCGTCCCGAGGCTTGGGCCGCGGTCCTCGCTCCGGCTTGCCAGCGGCACGGGATCAACACCCCTGCCCGGCTCGCCGCTTTCCTTGCCAATGCGGCCCATGAGAGCGGCGGATTCCGGATAATACGGGAGAGCCTGAACTACTCCTGCACGGCGCTGGTCAGTGTGTTCGGCCAGGGCAAGCCCCCGCGCATCACCAAGGAGCAGGCCGACAAGCTGGGGCGCAAGCCGGGCGCGAAGGCGCTCACGCTCGCCCAGCAGGAGGCCATCGCCGCGGTGGTCTACGGCGGATCCTGGGGCAAGGTGAACCTGGGCAACATCCCGGGCACCTCCGACGCCTCCGACCTGATCGGGCGCGGCCTGATGCAACTGACCGGGCGCAGCAACTATGAGCGGCTGTCCCGGGCCACCGGCAAGACGGTCCCGGAGCTGCGGAAGTGGCTCGAAACCATGGAGGGGGCGGCCGAATCAGCAGCGGCCTATTGGAGCTGGGCGGGCTGCAACGAGCCGGCGGACCGGGGGAACATCACCCTGTGCCGCAAGCTGGTGAACGGCGGCACAATCGGGATGGCCGAAGTGCAGGAGCACCACGCCACCGCGCTTGCGCTGCTTTCGAGCGGGTCCGCTCTCGCGTAA